CCGAAGCCGGAGAACAGCGACGACGACTCGAGCACCTCGACCTCGGCGCGGCCGTACTCGCGCTGCGTGCCGGGGGCGATGCGGGCGCCGTGGAGCTGCGCGAGCAGGTTCATGCCGTAGCACACGCCGAGCACCGGGGCCACGTCCACGATGCCCGACGGCGTCGACGGCGCGCCGTTGTCGTAGACCGAGTTCGGCCCGCCGCTCAGGATGATGCCCGTCGGCTTCCACGCGCGGATCCACTCGAGCGACCGCGTCGGCGGGTGGATCTCGGAGTACACCCGCGCCTCGCGCACGCGCCGCGCGATGAGCTGCGTGTACTGCGAACCGAAGTCGATGATGAGGATGCGGTCGTGTGTCACGAGCGGCTCGCCCAGTCGTCGAGCGTCACGCGCTGTACCTCGCGCGTCGCGAGGTCGAGGATCGCCGCGCTCGGCGTGCCGCTCAGCCAACCGCACCCTTCCCCTGGATTCACCATCAGCGTCTCGCCGCGCGTGCGCGTCTCGGCCTGGTGCGAGCAGCCGTGGATGACGATCGCGTGCGCGTCGAGGGAGCGCGGCAGCACGTCGCTCACGTCGTGCACGACGAGGATCGTCTGTCCGTCGACGGTGAAGCTGTGCGGCGACTCGAACAGCTCGCCCCCGGCCGGCAGCGCCGCCGCCGCGGCGAGCAGTCCCTCGCGGTCGCCGTCGTTGCGACCGAACACGCCGGCGAGCGGCAGGCTCGCCTCGCGGAACGGCCGGAGCGCGAACGGCGCGCTGTAGTCGCCGGCGTGCAGCACGAGCGTCACGCCCGCTTGTTGGAAGCGGTGCAGCAGCTCCGCGATCGCCGGCAGGCGGTCGTGGGTGTCGGCGAGCAGTCCGATCTTCACGCGGTCCTCCAGTCCAGCGCGGCGCGCTCCTGACGCACGAGGTCCTCGTACCGCTCCCGCTCCGTCACCACGGCATAGCGGTCGCCGTCCACGAGCACCTCGGCGGGGCGCGGCCGCGAGTTGTAGTTCGACGCCATCACGAAGCCGTACGCGCCCGCCGTGCGGATGCCCAACACGTCGCCCGGGCGCGCGTCGTCCACCACGCGGTTGCGCGCGAGGAAGTCGCCGCTCTCGCACACCGGCCCCACGACGTCCGCCACCACGCGATGTCCGCGGGGCCGCGTGGCGACGATCTCGTGGAACGCCTCGTAGTGCGACGGCCGCAGTAGATCGTTCATCCCCGCGTCGGTGATGACGTACTCCTTGCCGCCGCTCCGCTTGCGGTACAGCACCTTCGTGAGGAGCAGCCCCGCCTCGGCGACGAGGAAGCGACCCGGCTCGAGGACGAGCGTCACGTCCAGCGCGCGCGCCGCACGCGCGACGCCCTCCGCGTAGCGCTCCACGTCCGTCGCCGGCTCGTCGCGGTACACGACGCCGAGTCCGCCGCCGACGTCCAGGTATCGGATGCGGTCGAAGTCGTCCGCGCGCAGCTGCGTGACGAGCGCCGAGACGCGCTCGAGCGCGTCGGCGTACGGCTCGAAGCTCGAGAGCTGCGAGCCGATGTGCATGTCGATGCCGACCAGCTCCACGTTGGGCAGTGATCGCGTGAGCCGCGCGGCGTCGCGCACGTCGTCGTACGGGATGCCGAACTTGTGCCCCTTCTCGCCGGTGCGGATGTAGTGGTGCGGACTGTCGACCATCACCTCGGGGTTCACGCGCAGCGCCACCGGCGCCACCATGCCCCGCGCGCGCGCCACCTCGTCGAGCACCACGAGCTCGCCCTCGCTCTCGACGTTGACGAACAGCACGCCCTCGGCGAGCGCCTCGTCCAGCTCGCGCGCCGTCTTGCCGACGCCGCTGAACACGATGTCGCGCCCGGCGAATCCGGCCTCGCGCGCGCGATACAGCTCGCCGCCCGAGACGATGTCGACGCCCGCGCCCTCGGCCTGCAGCAGGCGCAGGATCGCGAGGTTCGAGTTCGCCTTCACGCTGTAGTGCACGCGGTGCGGCACGCCGCCCAACGCCGCGTCGAGGCGCCGGTACTGCTGCCGCACCACGCCGGCGCTGTACACGTAGGCCGGCGTGCCCACCGCCTCCGCGATGTGTCCCGCCGGCACCGCGTCGCAGTACAGCTCTCCGTCTCGCGAGGAAAAGCCCGGCTCGAAGTCCGGTCCCACCGCGGCCGCGCTCAGTACGCCCTGGCCCACACGACCTCGTGCTTCGCTGGTTCGCCGGTCACCATGCACCGCGTCGGCGCGTCGGCGCTGCGGAACTCCTCGTCGGGAATGACGCGGA
This DNA window, taken from Gemmatirosa kalamazoonensis, encodes the following:
- a CDS encoding metallophosphoesterase codes for the protein MKIGLLADTHDRLPAIAELLHRFQQAGVTLVLHAGDYSAPFALRPFREASLPLAGVFGRNDGDREGLLAAAAALPAGGELFESPHSFTVDGQTILVVHDVSDVLPRSLDAHAIVIHGCSHQAETRTRGETLMVNPGEGCGWLSGTPSAAILDLATREVQRVTLDDWASRS
- the lysA gene encoding diaminopimelate decarboxylase, whose product is MGQGVLSAAAVGPDFEPGFSSRDGELYCDAVPAGHIAEAVGTPAYVYSAGVVRQQYRRLDAALGGVPHRVHYSVKANSNLAILRLLQAEGAGVDIVSGGELYRAREAGFAGRDIVFSGVGKTARELDEALAEGVLFVNVESEGELVVLDEVARARGMVAPVALRVNPEVMVDSPHHYIRTGEKGHKFGIPYDDVRDAARLTRSLPNVELVGIDMHIGSQLSSFEPYADALERVSALVTQLRADDFDRIRYLDVGGGLGVVYRDEPATDVERYAEGVARAARALDVTLVLEPGRFLVAEAGLLLTKVLYRKRSGGKEYVITDAGMNDLLRPSHYEAFHEIVATRPRGHRVVADVVGPVCESGDFLARNRVVDDARPGDVLGIRTAGAYGFVMASNYNSRPRPAEVLVDGDRYAVVTERERYEDLVRQERAALDWRTA